In Halalkalibaculum roseum, a single window of DNA contains:
- a CDS encoding GAF domain-containing SpoIIE family protein phosphatase has product MSNSSPNKEDLHSRFELRTLLETSRMLIESQDMDFVLNNLLLITMGKLMVTKGMIIIYQPGEDNYLVSKSKGRACPKEGEIIDPEWDEEVKQQSVIQCGIDDIEMPELIDGDQQCIFFNLRTSNNHIGFLCLGSKGTKQPLKEQEIEFVESLTIISSVAIANSRMFTELRRINRMLDRKVYELNTLFDLSKDFNMMVDRDEIIRVFKFAMLGQMLIQKFFFLLQHEDVREMVTTSGINEKLSKKQIDKLFELEEDLVEVDDSLGEEIPFLKKQGIKAIIGLRLQNDKIGVFGVGARANKESYSSSDYNFLRSLGNLAMLSIQKTYLLEERIEKERLEEELTIAKSIQRGLLPDPIPSSDKLDIAATNISSYQVGGDYYDILETPSGNLLVAIGDVTGKGIPASLLMANLQSMLHVLLPIDITLGEASGRMNDIIYQNTPSDKFITFFWGLFDPKESTFKYVNAGHNPPIYLKNGSEEIELLEEGGLILGAMETMSPYTESNIQLESGDLLVFFTDGVTEAMNADETEEYGDERLIKCIKKNRGGSAKEVQDAIVADVNRFANNIQYDDITLVVLKVN; this is encoded by the coding sequence GTGAGCAACTCTTCACCCAATAAAGAAGACCTGCACTCTCGTTTTGAATTGCGTACGCTTCTGGAGACCTCCCGCATGCTCATTGAGTCGCAGGACATGGACTTTGTGCTCAATAACCTGCTGCTTATTACCATGGGGAAACTGATGGTAACGAAGGGTATGATCATCATATACCAGCCCGGGGAAGACAACTATTTGGTTTCCAAATCAAAAGGACGCGCTTGCCCTAAAGAGGGTGAGATCATTGACCCCGAATGGGACGAAGAGGTAAAACAACAATCGGTAATTCAATGCGGCATCGATGATATTGAGATGCCGGAGCTCATCGACGGTGACCAGCAGTGCATCTTTTTCAACCTGCGCACCAGTAACAATCATATCGGTTTTCTCTGCCTGGGATCAAAAGGAACCAAACAGCCACTCAAAGAACAGGAGATTGAGTTTGTCGAGAGCCTGACCATTATCTCTTCGGTGGCTATAGCCAACTCACGGATGTTCACCGAACTGCGGCGCATTAATCGCATGCTCGACCGCAAGGTCTATGAGTTGAATACCCTGTTCGACCTCAGCAAGGATTTTAACATGATGGTGGACCGGGATGAGATCATCCGGGTCTTCAAGTTTGCCATGCTTGGCCAGATGCTCATTCAAAAATTCTTTTTCCTCCTGCAGCACGAAGATGTAAGAGAAATGGTGACCACCAGCGGCATAAACGAAAAGCTTTCTAAAAAACAGATTGATAAACTCTTTGAGCTTGAAGAAGACCTGGTGGAAGTAGATGATTCACTTGGCGAGGAGATCCCTTTTCTCAAAAAACAGGGCATCAAAGCAATTATTGGCCTACGCCTTCAAAATGATAAGATCGGGGTCTTCGGTGTAGGTGCCAGGGCCAATAAGGAGAGCTATTCCTCCTCTGATTATAACTTCCTGCGCTCCCTTGGCAACCTGGCCATGCTCTCCATACAGAAAACCTACTTGCTGGAAGAACGTATTGAAAAAGAACGGCTTGAGGAAGAACTGACCATTGCCAAATCCATACAGCGCGGATTACTTCCTGATCCCATACCCTCCAGCGATAAGCTGGATATTGCAGCCACCAATATCTCATCTTACCAGGTAGGCGGTGATTACTATGACATTCTGGAGACTCCCAGCGGCAACCTGCTTGTAGCCATAGGGGACGTTACCGGCAAAGGGATCCCTGCTTCACTACTTATGGCCAACCTGCAGTCGATGTTGCACGTGTTGCTTCCTATCGATATTACGCTTGGAGAGGCTTCCGGTAGGATGAACGACATCATTTACCAGAACACTCCGAGCGACAAGTTTATTACCTTTTTCTGGGGTCTTTTTGATCCTAAAGAATCTACCTTTAAATATGTCAATGCAGGTCACAATCCGCCCATTTATCTGAAGAATGGCAGTGAGGAAATAGAGCTTTTGGAAGAGGGAGGTTTGATACTCGGTGCTATGGAAACAATGAGTCCCTACACGGAATCAAACATACAACTCGAAAGCGGTGATCTGCTGGTCTTCTTTACCGATGGAGTGACTGAAGCTATGAACGCCGACGAGACAGAAGAGTATGGAGATGAACGCCTGATCAAATGTATTAAAAAGAACAGGGGCGGCAGCGCTAAAGAAGTGCAAGATGCCATTGTAGCGGATGTCAACCGGTTCGCCAACAACATTCAGTATGATGACATTACCCTGGTTGTATTGAAGGTCAATTAA
- a CDS encoding ATP-binding protein, with the protein MSKNYSKHSMSVEASTKHLAKVRDFVAKYATEYGFKKQDVADIRLAVDEAYTNIIKHSYKYDDQKSVDIELGCNDDEFWVSLLDVGESFDPSNYSEPDVRRQIKNKKRGGVGVYLIKKLMDEVKYLNDGDTNEIRMTKKR; encoded by the coding sequence TTGTCTAAAAATTATTCAAAACATAGCATGTCGGTTGAAGCTTCTACCAAGCATCTGGCAAAAGTGCGTGATTTTGTAGCCAAGTATGCAACCGAATATGGATTTAAAAAACAAGATGTTGCTGATATCAGGCTGGCAGTGGATGAGGCTTACACCAATATTATAAAGCATTCCTACAAATACGACGACCAAAAATCTGTAGATATCGAATTGGGTTGTAATGACGATGAATTCTGGGTCTCCCTGCTGGATGTTGGAGAGTCTTTCGACCCATCAAACTATTCCGAGCCTGATGTACGCAGGCAGATAAAAAATAAAAAACGAGGCGGGGTAGGTGTCTACCTCATCAAAAAGCTGATGGACGAGGTAAAGTATTTGAACGACGGCGATACGAATGAAATTCGCATGACAAAAAAACGGTAA
- a CDS encoding STAS domain-containing protein: MKNFKINHKQVDSYDVLELSGELDAHTASQLENSLKTLIDKDKHQIIVNCDDLDYIASAGLGVFMAYIEDVRNLGGDIKLTNMNSKVYNVFDLLGFPTLYDILEAEEDAIEKFEKDNH, translated from the coding sequence ATGAAAAATTTTAAAATTAACCATAAGCAAGTTGACTCTTACGATGTACTCGAGCTTAGCGGAGAATTGGATGCTCATACTGCCTCTCAGTTGGAAAATTCCTTAAAAACACTCATCGACAAGGATAAGCATCAGATTATCGTTAACTGTGACGATTTGGATTACATAGCCAGTGCCGGTTTAGGGGTTTTCATGGCCTATATAGAAGATGTCAGAAATCTAGGCGGAGATATCAAGCTTACCAACATGAATTCCAAAGTTTACAACGTATTTGATTTGCTCGGTTTCCCCACCCTTTATGACATTCTTGAGGCAGAGGAAGACGCTATCGAAAAATTTGAAAAGGACAATCACTAA
- a CDS encoding alpha/beta hydrolase: protein MSFSPENLPDNPHQLEEWINEQENNEQALKEHARAKIVWADPANKIKTDYALVYLHGFKASHGEGNPVHKRVAETLDFNLYLSRLDGHGLNVSNPLSELTADVLKKSAQKALEVGRKIGRKVIIMGTSTGGSLGLYLAAQPELRDVISGLVLYSPLVRFYGSSQLFLGHRLPRTLLRIIPGKNYLIQGEEGNSPEENKIWYSTYALQGALALGKFIQDAMTEETFSRVRCPAYTGYYYKNEGQQDKVVSVDAIKDMHKQLGVDSTFKVLKNYPDSGAHVICSGLLSSSANRLVKDTCHFIREKVIEL, encoded by the coding sequence ATGTCCTTTTCACCTGAAAACCTGCCGGATAATCCCCATCAACTGGAAGAGTGGATAAACGAACAGGAGAATAACGAACAGGCTCTCAAAGAACACGCTCGGGCAAAAATTGTATGGGCCGATCCCGCCAATAAGATTAAAACAGACTATGCATTGGTCTATCTGCACGGTTTTAAGGCAAGTCATGGCGAGGGCAATCCGGTACATAAACGAGTTGCCGAGACGCTGGATTTTAATCTCTACCTGAGCAGGCTCGATGGGCACGGGCTGAATGTTTCAAATCCTTTGAGTGAGTTAACAGCCGATGTACTAAAGAAATCTGCCCAAAAAGCATTGGAGGTTGGACGTAAAATCGGCAGGAAGGTGATTATCATGGGCACCTCAACAGGGGGCTCATTGGGGCTCTATCTGGCCGCGCAACCGGAACTTAGGGATGTCATTTCAGGTCTCGTGCTTTACTCACCCCTGGTACGATTCTATGGCAGCAGCCAATTGTTTCTCGGGCATCGCCTTCCCAGGACCTTGTTGCGAATTATTCCGGGTAAGAACTACCTGATTCAAGGAGAAGAAGGTAACTCACCCGAAGAAAATAAGATATGGTACTCAACTTATGCCCTTCAAGGAGCTCTGGCCCTCGGGAAATTTATTCAAGACGCAATGACCGAAGAGACCTTTTCCCGGGTCCGATGTCCGGCCTACACCGGATATTATTACAAAAACGAAGGTCAGCAGGATAAGGTGGTTTCCGTGGATGCAATAAAGGATATGCACAAGCAGCTGGGAGTTGATAGTACTTTTAAAGTCCTGAAAAATTATCCGGATTCGGGCGCACATGTCATCTGCTCGGGCCTATTATCAAGCAGTGCAAACAGGTTGGTTAAGGATACCTGCCATTTCATAAGAGAAAAAGTTATCGAATTATAG
- a CDS encoding SPOR domain-containing protein, producing MRQFIFFSITAVTLISLMSACGPSEEEIQQREQARQDSLEQVRQQRMEQQRMDSIAQAREDSIAAVKKKQERRQISFNTSGNFSLQVEAWRSQEKAQAQVQKWKDRGFENAYVVKYGQEETGNIWFRVRLGLTDTRERAEQLGQNLAEEYNTEYWISQVEGAN from the coding sequence ATGAGACAATTCATATTTTTTTCTATTACCGCAGTTACACTAATCAGTTTAATGAGTGCTTGCGGACCCAGCGAGGAAGAAATTCAGCAGCGGGAACAGGCAAGGCAGGACTCATTGGAACAGGTACGACAGCAGCGCATGGAGCAACAGCGTATGGATAGCATTGCCCAGGCTCGTGAAGACAGTATTGCTGCTGTCAAGAAGAAACAGGAGCGACGCCAGATATCATTTAACACTTCCGGTAATTTTTCCCTGCAGGTAGAAGCCTGGAGATCACAGGAAAAGGCACAGGCCCAGGTACAAAAGTGGAAAGACCGGGGATTTGAAAACGCATATGTAGTAAAATACGGGCAGGAAGAGACCGGTAATATTTGGTTCCGTGTTCGGCTAGGACTTACAGACACCCGGGAAAGAGCTGAACAGCTGGGACAAAATCTTGCCGAAGAATATAATACAGAATACTGGATCAGTCAGGTGGAAGGCGCAAACTGA
- a CDS encoding iron ABC transporter permease, with amino-acid sequence MLLPLIYLVIRAFGASPDMLSNVVFRERNLRLLGNTLLLAAAVLVVDTLIALPMAYLSVRCKIVGRRAITILGVLPLAIPGYVMAYAFMGLGGFNGSLNEWFGIALPRISGFWGSLLVLSLCTFPYLYLNLRTALLGMDQSIEEASRSLGHDAKSTFTKVVLPQLRPAYLAGGLLVSLHVFGDFGTVSLMRFETFSYALYLQYISAYDRIYAAWLALMLLGLTTAALVLEYRLLKKAIFHRLGRGAARAKTYLELGPWKPVAYIFVTVLFIVAIVLPVSSITFWVNQTAFVNVAGDLWESFGNSVKASAPAAVLTTLLALPLAYIGVRYKTKLSNPIERVAYLGYATPPLAFALAFVFFSLYVSTALYQSLLLLIIVYSLHFLAEAIGPLRSALYQAPPQLEEAAQSMGYSSTKSFFKVTLPLLRGGIIAASSLVFLSAMKELSITFLLSPIGFNTLALSAWSYTGEAMFDKAAPFALTILLFSALFVGFLFTKEWKKT; translated from the coding sequence GTGTTATTACCGCTGATCTACCTGGTAATTCGTGCATTCGGAGCTTCTCCGGATATGCTGTCCAATGTTGTATTCAGAGAGCGGAACCTGCGGCTGTTGGGTAATACGCTTTTGCTAGCTGCTGCCGTGTTGGTTGTCGACACTTTGATCGCACTCCCAATGGCGTACTTGTCCGTGCGCTGCAAAATAGTGGGAAGAAGAGCCATAACCATACTTGGTGTACTACCGCTTGCTATTCCCGGTTATGTGATGGCTTATGCCTTTATGGGGTTGGGAGGTTTCAATGGTAGTCTGAACGAATGGTTCGGTATCGCTTTACCACGCATTAGCGGATTCTGGGGCTCGCTGCTGGTACTTTCACTGTGCACTTTCCCTTACTTATACCTAAATCTGAGGACGGCCTTGCTGGGAATGGACCAGTCTATTGAAGAGGCTTCACGTTCACTGGGTCACGATGCTAAATCGACCTTTACCAAGGTAGTGCTTCCGCAACTTCGTCCGGCCTACCTGGCAGGTGGGCTGTTGGTAAGCCTGCACGTTTTCGGAGATTTCGGAACCGTATCGCTGATGCGTTTTGAAACCTTCAGCTATGCGCTGTACCTGCAGTACATCTCGGCCTATGACCGCATTTATGCAGCCTGGTTGGCTCTTATGCTGCTGGGTCTTACGACAGCGGCCCTTGTGCTGGAATACCGCCTGCTTAAAAAAGCGATTTTTCACCGTCTCGGACGCGGAGCGGCACGGGCTAAAACATACCTTGAGCTGGGGCCTTGGAAACCTGTAGCCTATATCTTCGTGACGGTTCTTTTCATTGTCGCCATCGTCTTGCCGGTTTCCTCTATTACATTCTGGGTAAACCAGACTGCCTTTGTAAATGTGGCGGGAGATTTGTGGGAATCCTTCGGTAACTCCGTTAAAGCATCGGCTCCGGCAGCGGTACTCACAACATTGTTGGCCTTACCTTTGGCTTATATAGGTGTTCGTTATAAGACCAAGCTTAGTAATCCCATCGAACGGGTGGCCTATCTCGGTTATGCTACACCTCCGCTGGCTTTTGCCCTGGCCTTCGTGTTTTTCTCACTCTATGTTTCAACTGCCCTCTACCAGTCCCTGTTACTGCTTATCATTGTATATTCTCTACATTTTTTAGCCGAGGCTATTGGTCCTCTGCGGAGTGCTTTGTATCAGGCACCGCCACAGTTAGAAGAAGCCGCACAATCCATGGGCTACTCGTCCACCAAATCATTTTTTAAAGTTACACTGCCTCTATTAAGAGGTGGAATTATTGCGGCGTCATCTTTGGTTTTCTTATCCGCGATGAAAGAGTTATCCATAACTTTTTTACTTTCGCCTATAGGCTTCAATACACTGGCTTTGAGTGCATGGTCTTATACCGGTGAGGCGATGTTTGACAAAGCAGCACCTTTTGCACTCACTATTTTGTTGTTTTCAGCGTTATTTGTAGGATTCTTGTTTACTAAAGAATGGAAAAAAACATGA
- a CDS encoding ABC transporter ATP-binding protein: MKDLLTVKNLTKSFDENGPVVDHLDFTVREHEIFALLGPSGCGKTTCLRLIAGFEHADEGEVRVEDEVLESPSKHTAPQDRGIGFVFQDYALFPHLTAIENVAFGLTDIPKYKRKVFAEEVLCRTGMGDYKDRNPSELSGGQQQRVALARAIAPKPKLVLLDEPFSNLDAILRESTRKEVRSILKKAGMSALLVTHDQEEALSFADRIAVMNDGKIEQIGTPEEVYYKPKTKFVAQFLGRTNLFHADATGSSEITTKLGPMRINADADGRILCSIRPEHLTLKTPGSEQEEQIGTIIGREFKGHDITYHVLLNGEKYLVHTDNRVLFEQEDPVVIKPLESAVILEEKE; encoded by the coding sequence ATGAAAGATCTCTTAACGGTAAAAAATCTAACCAAGTCCTTCGATGAGAACGGACCGGTGGTAGACCATCTTGACTTTACCGTTAGGGAACATGAGATATTTGCTTTGCTCGGACCAAGCGGTTGCGGCAAGACGACCTGCCTTAGGCTTATTGCCGGTTTTGAACATGCCGATGAAGGCGAAGTCAGGGTGGAAGATGAAGTGCTTGAATCACCATCAAAGCATACTGCCCCCCAAGACCGTGGGATCGGTTTTGTGTTTCAGGACTACGCCTTGTTCCCGCATTTGACCGCTATTGAAAATGTGGCATTTGGTCTTACTGATATACCCAAATACAAGCGAAAAGTATTTGCCGAAGAGGTGCTTTGTCGTACCGGTATGGGTGACTATAAAGATCGCAATCCCAGTGAGCTATCGGGAGGGCAGCAGCAGCGAGTAGCCCTTGCCCGTGCCATAGCGCCAAAACCGAAATTGGTACTGCTCGACGAACCCTTTTCAAATTTGGATGCCATTCTTCGCGAGTCTACAAGAAAAGAGGTGCGCAGCATTTTAAAGAAGGCCGGTATGAGTGCTCTACTGGTTACTCACGATCAGGAAGAAGCTTTGTCTTTCGCTGACCGGATTGCTGTAATGAATGACGGGAAAATAGAACAGATTGGGACTCCTGAGGAAGTTTATTACAAGCCCAAGACCAAATTTGTCGCCCAGTTTCTGGGCAGAACCAATCTCTTTCATGCGGATGCTACCGGCAGTTCGGAAATCACTACCAAGCTTGGTCCCATGCGTATCAATGCCGATGCCGACGGCCGCATACTTTGTTCCATCCGTCCTGAACATCTCACCCTTAAAACACCCGGTTCGGAACAAGAAGAACAGATTGGTACTATCATTGGTCGTGAGTTCAAAGGACACGATATTACTTATCACGTTCTACTGAATGGAGAGAAGTATCTTGTTCACACAGATAATCGTGTGTTGTTTGAACAGGAAGATCCCGTAGTTATCAAGCCCCTTGAATCTGCGGTTATTCTTGAAGAAAAAGAGTAG
- a CDS encoding GlsB/YeaQ/YmgE family stress response membrane protein codes for MSLSGLLILLIIAAICGGIGQSISGYSMGGCLISIVLGFVGAFIGKWLAAELGLTYLLPVTIDGETFPIIWAIIGSALFTMVIGLVTRGRKPV; via the coding sequence ATGAGTTTATCCGGATTACTGATATTACTGATCATTGCTGCCATTTGTGGAGGCATAGGCCAAAGCATTTCCGGCTACTCCATGGGAGGGTGTCTGATCTCTATAGTCCTCGGGTTCGTCGGGGCATTTATCGGCAAGTGGCTGGCTGCTGAATTGGGCCTGACTTACCTTCTCCCGGTTACCATCGACGGGGAAACCTTCCCAATAATTTGGGCCATTATCGGGTCCGCCCTCTTCACTATGGTCATAGGACTTGTGACGCGGGGCAGGAAGCCTGTTTGA
- a CDS encoding threonine synthase codes for MSRFLTHLECSKTGETYDAGTLHNVSEAGYPLFARYDLESIKNSVDKSVFKERNPIMWRYRELLPVNDMKYCISLGEGFTPLRKVDTLGGKLGISNLFIKDESLNPTGSFKARGISAAISAALERGAREFAMPSAGNAAGALAAYAADAGVSAHVFMPKDTPLAFKLECEYYGAEMELIDGLITDCGQIIQKRKEKEGWYEISTLKEPYRLEGKKTMGFELAEQFEWELPDVVIYPTGGGTGLIGMWKAFDEMEKLGWIGSKRPRMVSVQTEGCAPIVKAFNNNMKTAEPWQNASTVVSGLRVPSAIGDFLILEALYESEGTAVAVSDEELIDYSKVMAAHTGIFPAPEGGATLAALMKLKEKQWIKDDEKIVLFNTGSGFKYMEALNRNTKTVNAAKA; via the coding sequence ATGAGTCGCTTTTTAACACATCTGGAATGTTCAAAAACGGGAGAGACCTATGATGCCGGTACACTTCATAATGTATCCGAGGCCGGTTATCCGCTTTTTGCCCGTTATGACCTTGAGTCAATCAAAAATTCCGTTGATAAGTCTGTTTTTAAAGAGCGGAATCCGATCATGTGGAGGTATCGTGAACTTCTGCCCGTAAATGATATGAAATATTGCATCTCACTGGGTGAAGGATTTACTCCACTTAGAAAGGTCGATACGCTTGGAGGAAAGCTGGGAATAAGCAACTTGTTTATAAAGGATGAATCCTTAAACCCTACCGGTTCATTTAAAGCGAGGGGAATTTCTGCTGCCATCAGTGCGGCGCTGGAAAGAGGAGCACGCGAATTCGCTATGCCGTCGGCAGGAAACGCAGCGGGTGCACTCGCTGCCTATGCGGCCGATGCAGGAGTTTCCGCTCACGTATTCATGCCAAAGGATACGCCGCTCGCTTTCAAACTCGAGTGTGAATATTATGGCGCGGAGATGGAATTGATCGATGGACTGATCACAGATTGCGGACAAATCATCCAGAAGCGAAAAGAGAAGGAGGGCTGGTACGAGATTTCGACTTTAAAAGAGCCCTATAGGCTGGAAGGTAAAAAAACGATGGGCTTTGAGTTAGCCGAGCAGTTCGAATGGGAGCTTCCGGATGTTGTTATTTATCCGACCGGAGGTGGTACCGGCCTCATCGGGATGTGGAAAGCCTTTGATGAGATGGAAAAATTGGGTTGGATAGGAAGCAAGCGTCCCCGAATGGTTTCGGTACAAACCGAAGGTTGTGCCCCCATTGTGAAAGCATTTAACAACAATATGAAAACGGCCGAGCCGTGGCAGAATGCGAGTACGGTGGTTTCGGGGTTGCGCGTGCCCAGTGCTATCGGTGACTTTTTGATTTTGGAAGCGCTCTATGAAAGCGAGGGGACAGCAGTTGCCGTTAGTGATGAAGAGCTTATCGACTACTCGAAAGTAATGGCAGCACATACCGGCATATTCCCGGCGCCGGAGGGGGGAGCAACGCTTGCTGCCCTTATGAAGCTAAAGGAGAAACAGTGGATCAAAGACGACGAGAAAATAGTGTTATTTAATACCGGAAGCGGTTTCAAGTATATGGAAGCACTGAATCGAAACACGAAAACAGTCAATGCTGCCAAGGCATAA
- a CDS encoding M28 family peptidase, translated as MKADARRLKELVSVLSRDMVPRDAGNPENLEKVASFIGNEFQKYSSSVEYQPYEADYFSVRNVRAFFGPDTKERIIIGAHYDVAGPYPGADDNASGVAGLLELSRLLPENELSMKVELVSYPLEEPPYFYTDHMGSYVHAHSLKQQNIKVRAMLALEMIGFFSDEPDSQQYPLFLLRPFYPSKGNFIAVVGKLFQRKIVRVVQTSMQHATPLPVESLNAPSLLPGVTLSDHINYWRNGFPAAMITDTAFYRNPNYHTPLDTADTLDYDRMAQVIDGVRAAIPELAATQL; from the coding sequence ATGAAGGCCGATGCCCGTCGTCTCAAAGAGTTGGTCTCTGTCCTGTCCCGGGATATGGTACCCAGAGATGCGGGAAACCCTGAGAATCTCGAAAAGGTTGCCTCATTTATTGGAAATGAGTTTCAAAAATATTCCTCGAGCGTTGAGTATCAACCGTATGAGGCCGATTATTTTTCCGTCCGCAATGTACGTGCATTCTTTGGACCTGATACCAAAGAGCGTATCATAATCGGAGCTCACTATGATGTGGCCGGGCCATACCCCGGAGCCGATGATAATGCAAGCGGGGTGGCAGGCCTCCTTGAGCTCTCCCGGTTATTGCCGGAGAATGAACTCTCAATGAAAGTCGAGCTGGTTTCCTATCCGTTAGAAGAACCACCCTATTTTTATACCGACCATATGGGGAGTTATGTTCATGCTCATTCTCTGAAACAACAAAATATTAAAGTAAGGGCCATGCTGGCTCTCGAAATGATCGGATTCTTCAGTGATGAACCCGACAGCCAGCAATATCCGCTGTTCTTACTGCGCCCCTTTTATCCATCCAAAGGCAATTTCATTGCAGTAGTTGGAAAACTGTTTCAGCGTAAAATCGTACGGGTGGTACAGACCTCCATGCAGCATGCCACCCCCTTGCCTGTCGAATCTCTTAATGCACCTAGCTTGTTGCCGGGTGTCACACTATCCGATCACATCAACTACTGGCGGAACGGTTTCCCCGCTGCCATGATTACCGACACCGCCTTCTACCGAAATCCCAACTATCATACTCCCCTGGATACTGCCGATACTCTTGACTATGATCGCATGGCACAGGTGATCGATGGTGTCAGGGCTGCGATACCTGAACTGGCTGCAACCCAGCTTTAG
- a CDS encoding CPBP family intramembrane glutamic endopeptidase: MEHELEKKDEKEILQSELSGTRLLLLSVISASLYLLLAILIYYFIYEESVTKAFDHGMSINMQVLTGVIAGGLAAAGVGFVIVREPVAGVLNDFYIVKAISNIRFNNFDRLQLSFFAGAGEELLFRGAIQPLLGIWITSLVFVGLHGYFKFKSAGHILFGVMMFALSVMLGYLYREAGLIAAMTAHAVYDVIMLKWMDGSEFAESSS; encoded by the coding sequence ATGGAACATGAGTTAGAAAAAAAAGATGAAAAAGAGATCTTGCAGTCAGAACTATCGGGTACCCGGTTGCTCCTGCTTTCGGTAATCTCTGCCTCGTTATACCTGCTATTGGCGATTTTGATATACTACTTTATTTATGAAGAGAGCGTCACCAAAGCTTTTGACCATGGAATGTCCATAAATATGCAGGTTTTGACCGGAGTTATTGCAGGTGGCCTTGCTGCGGCAGGTGTGGGATTTGTAATTGTTCGGGAACCTGTAGCCGGGGTATTGAACGATTTCTACATCGTAAAAGCGATCTCCAATATTCGTTTTAATAATTTTGATCGTCTGCAGCTTTCTTTCTTTGCAGGTGCAGGGGAAGAGTTGTTGTTTCGAGGTGCCATACAGCCTCTTCTTGGCATATGGATTACTTCACTGGTATTTGTGGGACTGCACGGTTACTTCAAATTCAAATCAGCCGGACATATTCTGTTCGGAGTAATGATGTTTGCCCTGAGTGTCATGCTGGGTTACCTCTATAGGGAGGCCGGGCTGATAGCTGCCATGACAGCCCATGCCGTATATGACGTAATTATGTTGAAGTGGATGGACGGCAGTGAATTCGCTGAAAGCTCTTCTTAA